In Anaerostipes hadrus ATCC 29173 = JCM 17467, a single genomic region encodes these proteins:
- a CDS encoding DHH family phosphoesterase gives MDIMKKTKIEQYLQGPLWALLILAFVDIVFFFLDIRCGVILAVSLVVFLVVQMIIYSRSKQEIIKECMDFMFEQSQVQNYLLQQLPVPYALLDGNGMIIWSNDAFHKIVGENRGKSLQQIFPNLNRNLLPSDVMHSISHIEYKKKCKEGDKEKEQTLFYKVEMNRIRVEDFSDENDNSCSRQMLKDNDLIAVYFFDQTLLKKYMEQNENQRMVIGLIYIDNYEEILDDIDAVKRSMLIAVADRKINKFIQNVSGVVKRTERDKYFVVFEQKYLDKIKENKFSILDEIKTINLGNSMHMTLSISFGINGNTYQENYEAACAGMDLALGRGGDQAVIKDGEDISYYGGNCEVMERTTRVKARVKAHALKELLESKEKVVIMAHKIPDPDAIGAAVGLYRLGLSLGRKAHIVMNEVTISVRAMVDELNKSGIYDEDMFIDNEQAIEITDENTLLIVVDVNHANYTECEQLLSQTKTTVILDHHRKNKDMIKNPVLSYVEPYASSTCELVAEILQYVDSKPKLEPMEANAMYYGMLVDTDNFVNKTGVRTFEAAAYLKRNGADLTKVRKMSRESMETYRIRAKAISEAEILYGRFAIATLVGIGVDSPTVIGAQVANELLDIDGIEASFVLTGVHERVYISARSIDEVNVQKIMEEFGGGGHLTVAGAQLVDVSLEEAKNIIHETLRYLISKGEI, from the coding sequence ATGGACATTATGAAGAAAACAAAGATAGAACAGTATCTTCAAGGACCATTATGGGCATTGCTTATTCTGGCTTTTGTAGACATTGTGTTCTTTTTCTTGGATATTCGATGTGGAGTGATCTTAGCGGTCTCACTAGTCGTATTTTTAGTTGTTCAGATGATCATTTATTCCCGAAGCAAACAAGAGATCATCAAAGAATGTATGGATTTTATGTTTGAGCAGAGTCAGGTGCAGAATTATTTGTTACAACAGCTTCCTGTTCCGTATGCACTGCTTGATGGGAATGGAATGATCATATGGTCAAATGATGCATTTCATAAAATTGTGGGAGAGAACCGAGGAAAGTCATTGCAACAGATTTTTCCGAACCTGAACCGTAATCTGCTTCCGTCGGATGTGATGCACTCTATTTCTCATATTGAATATAAAAAGAAATGCAAAGAGGGAGATAAGGAAAAAGAACAGACGCTATTCTATAAAGTAGAGATGAATCGTATTCGTGTAGAAGATTTCTCTGATGAGAATGATAACAGTTGTTCTAGACAGATGCTTAAGGACAACGATCTGATCGCAGTATATTTTTTTGATCAGACATTACTTAAGAAATATATGGAACAAAATGAGAATCAGAGAATGGTCATTGGTTTAATCTATATTGATAATTACGAAGAAATCCTTGATGATATTGATGCGGTGAAACGATCTATGCTGATCGCAGTGGCAGATCGTAAGATCAACAAATTTATCCAGAATGTCTCTGGGGTTGTGAAGAGAACAGAGAGAGATAAATATTTTGTTGTATTTGAACAGAAATATTTGGACAAGATCAAAGAAAACAAATTCTCGATTCTTGATGAGATCAAGACGATCAATCTTGGGAATTCTATGCATATGACATTAAGCATCAGTTTTGGAATTAATGGAAATACGTATCAGGAAAACTATGAAGCAGCCTGTGCAGGTATGGATCTGGCATTAGGACGTGGTGGTGATCAGGCAGTGATCAAGGATGGGGAAGATATTTCCTATTATGGTGGCAATTGTGAGGTTATGGAACGTACCACACGAGTCAAAGCACGAGTTAAAGCGCATGCGTTAAAAGAACTTCTTGAATCAAAGGAAAAGGTCGTGATCATGGCACATAAGATTCCGGATCCAGATGCGATCGGTGCAGCTGTTGGTCTGTACAGACTTGGACTTTCTTTGGGAAGAAAGGCACATATCGTTATGAATGAAGTAACGATCTCTGTCCGTGCGATGGTTGATGAATTAAATAAAAGTGGTATTTATGATGAAGATATGTTCATTGATAACGAACAAGCAATTGAGATCACAGATGAAAACACGTTATTGATCGTAGTGGATGTAAATCATGCAAATTATACAGAATGTGAACAGTTATTAAGTCAGACAAAGACAACGGTGATCTTAGATCATCATCGAAAGAATAAAGATATGATCAAGAATCCGGTACTTTCATATGTAGAGCCATATGCGTCTTCTACATGTGAATTGGTAGCAGAGATTCTTCAATATGTAGATTCAAAACCAAAGTTAGAGCCAATGGAAGCGAATGCCATGTATTATGGAATGCTTGTAGATACGGACAATTTTGTGAATAAAACAGGTGTCAGAACATTTGAGGCAGCGGCATATCTAAAGAGAAATGGAGCTGATCTTACAAAGGTAAGAAAGATGTCAAGAGAAAGCATGGAAACTTACAGAATCCGTGCGAAAGCGATCAGTGAAGCAGAGATCTTATATGGCAGGTTCGCGATCGCAACACTGGTAGGAATCGGTGTGGACAGCCCTACTGTTATTGGCGCACAGGTAGCGAATGAATTACTTGATATTGATGGAATTGAAGCATCTTTTGTATTAACAGGTGTTCATGAGAGAGTCTATATCAGTGCAAGATCGATCGATGAAGTGAATGTCCAGAAGATCATGGAAGAATTCGGAGGCGGCGGACATTTGACAGTTGCAGGTGCACAGCTTGTCGATGTATCATTAGAAGAAGCCAAGAATATTATTCATGAGACATTACGATACTTGATATCAAAAGGAGAGATATAA
- a CDS encoding single-stranded DNA-binding protein codes for MNKVVLMGRLTRDPDVRYSQGETPLAIVRYTLAVDRRFKRNGEQDADFINCVAFGRTAEFAEKYLKQGTKMVVSGRIQTGSYTNRDGVKVYTTEVVIEEQDFAESKATAAQNSNMGVPQPSAPQPSAAASDGFMNIPDGLEEELPFS; via the coding sequence ATGAATAAAGTAGTATTAATGGGAAGATTGACAAGGGACCCTGATGTAAGATATTCACAAGGTGAGACACCTTTGGCAATCGTCAGATACACGTTAGCAGTAGATAGAAGATTCAAAAGAAACGGTGAACAGGATGCGGATTTTATTAACTGTGTGGCATTCGGACGCACAGCAGAATTTGCAGAGAAGTATCTAAAACAGGGTACTAAGATGGTTGTTTCTGGAAGAATCCAGACAGGTAGTTATACAAACCGTGATGGAGTTAAAGTTTACACAACAGAAGTTGTGATCGAAGAGCAGGATTTTGCAGAGAGCAAAGCTACTGCAGCCCAGAACAGTAATATGGGAGTTCCACAGCCAAGCGCGCCACAGCCTAGTGCCGCAGCAAGCGATGGTTTTATGAATATTCCGGATGGTTTGGAAGAAGAATTACCATTTAGTTAA
- the spoVG gene encoding septation regulator SpoVG, whose amino-acid sequence MQITDVRIRKVAKEGKMKAVVSITIDNEFVVHDIKVIEGEKGLFIAMPSRKAADGEYRDIAHPINSDTRNMIQTLILEQYEAMNLGDIDATAPEV is encoded by the coding sequence ATGCAAATAACTGATGTACGTATTAGAAAAGTGGCCAAAGAAGGTAAGATGAAAGCTGTTGTGTCAATCACAATCGATAATGAATTTGTGGTACATGATATTAAAGTAATCGAAGGGGAGAAAGGTCTGTTTATTGCAATGCCAAGCCGAAAAGCTGCAGATGGTGAATATAGAGACATTGCACATCCGATCAATTCTGATACAAGAAATATGATCCAGACTTTAATTTTAGAACAATATGAAGCAATGAATCTGGGGGATATTGACGCAACAGCGCCAGAAGTCTAA
- a CDS encoding transglycosylase domain-containing protein, protein MAEETKETKKIIPESKKKHKKKHKKKKVLLKVSVVFLLLVVIGWFTFGAKVMKLRSEAKKLVAQSSEETFKASQTSIVYDTNGKQLLKFKGEKDVYYLKYKELPVYVIAAVISVEDKNFYKHSGVDYKGISRAAVSYVVHKGRITQGGSTLTQQLAKTVFLNRQKTWKRKVKEIFMAVELERKYSKEQILEFYLNNVYYANGYYGIQAASQGYFRKDAKNLTMSEAAFLSAIPNNPTIYDPRTNKENTIKRRNKILKDMYEQKLIRKDQYEEAINEEINVKSAQKSKTEKKNYVETYVIHCATKEIMKQKGFEFKYDFSSTSEKEKYQEEYDKMYAECKRTLYSAGYHIYTSIDPDVQKQLQSSVDNALSGYTEKDKNGIYKTQASGTCIDNDTGKVVAIVGGREQKNIGYTLNRAFQSPRQPGSAIKPLLVYAPALEHGWSPSSTVDDSPMSSKDKNHVGNSHGSYSGQITLRRAVQKSSNVATMRIYEQLTPKTCLKYLENMNFKYLTSFDYKYYTTCIGGFRKGTTSEEMAAGYATLKNDGVYREPTCISKITTSDGDEVMSSSTKKRRVYSTSAANAMTDVLKSVITGGTGVGAKVPNVDTAGKTGTTNLNKDGWFCGYTPYYTTAVWVGRDDNRIMEGLSGASYPKSIWSNFMNEIHSEYSSTDSMGGDYTDYQGETTQQTGTQATTATESSTKGTEATTAAPTTAAPTTAAPTTAAPTTAAPQTEEQPAENQ, encoded by the coding sequence ATGGCTGAAGAAACAAAGGAAACAAAAAAGATTATTCCCGAAAGCAAGAAAAAGCATAAAAAGAAACATAAAAAGAAAAAAGTTCTTTTGAAAGTTTCTGTTGTCTTTTTGTTGTTGGTCGTAATCGGCTGGTTTACTTTTGGGGCAAAGGTTATGAAGCTTAGAAGTGAAGCCAAGAAACTCGTTGCTCAGTCGAGTGAGGAGACATTTAAGGCATCACAGACAAGTATTGTATATGACACCAACGGAAAACAGTTACTGAAGTTTAAAGGTGAAAAAGATGTATATTATCTGAAGTACAAGGAGCTTCCGGTTTATGTCATAGCTGCAGTAATTTCTGTCGAAGACAAGAATTTCTATAAACACAGCGGTGTGGATTACAAAGGAATCTCAAGAGCTGCAGTAAGTTATGTGGTACACAAAGGAAGGATCACACAGGGGGGAAGTACTCTGACGCAGCAGCTTGCGAAGACTGTCTTTTTGAATCGTCAGAAGACATGGAAGAGAAAAGTTAAAGAGATCTTTATGGCAGTAGAATTAGAGAGGAAATACTCCAAGGAGCAGATCCTTGAGTTCTATCTGAACAATGTTTATTATGCGAATGGTTATTATGGAATTCAGGCAGCAAGCCAAGGATATTTCCGTAAGGATGCGAAAAATCTGACAATGTCAGAAGCAGCATTTTTATCTGCGATTCCAAATAATCCAACAATCTATGATCCACGTACAAACAAAGAAAATACGATCAAGCGTAGAAATAAGATTCTAAAGGATATGTACGAGCAGAAACTGATCCGTAAAGACCAGTATGAAGAAGCAATCAATGAAGAGATTAACGTAAAGAGTGCGCAGAAGAGTAAGACAGAGAAGAAGAATTACGTAGAAACATATGTCATTCATTGTGCGACAAAAGAGATTATGAAACAGAAGGGATTTGAATTCAAATATGATTTCAGTTCGACTTCTGAGAAGGAAAAATATCAGGAAGAATATGATAAGATGTATGCAGAGTGTAAGAGGACCTTATACAGTGCAGGATATCATATTTATACATCCATTGATCCAGATGTCCAGAAACAACTGCAGAGCAGTGTAGACAATGCATTGTCTGGATATACAGAGAAAGATAAGAATGGCATTTATAAGACACAGGCATCTGGAACATGTATTGATAATGATACTGGAAAGGTTGTAGCGATCGTCGGTGGACGTGAACAGAAGAATATCGGTTATACATTAAACCGTGCGTTCCAGAGTCCAAGACAGCCAGGTAGTGCGATCAAGCCATTGCTTGTATATGCACCAGCTTTAGAACATGGATGGTCACCAAGTTCAACCGTAGATGATTCGCCAATGTCTTCCAAAGATAAGAATCATGTGGGGAACTCACATGGGTCATATTCCGGACAGATTACGCTTAGAAGAGCAGTGCAGAAGTCAAGTAACGTTGCAACGATGCGTATCTATGAACAGTTGACACCGAAGACATGTTTAAAATATCTGGAGAATATGAACTTTAAATATCTGACAAGTTTTGATTATAAGTATTATACGACATGTATTGGTGGTTTCAGAAAAGGAACAACATCAGAAGAGATGGCAGCAGGATATGCTACATTGAAGAATGATGGTGTGTATAGAGAACCAACATGTATCTCTAAGATAACAACTTCTGATGGAGATGAAGTTATGTCATCTTCCACAAAGAAGAGAAGAGTATATTCAACAAGTGCAGCAAATGCAATGACTGATGTACTGAAGAGTGTAATTACAGGTGGAACTGGAGTAGGAGCAAAAGTACCGAATGTTGATACCGCAGGAAAAACAGGTACAACAAACCTGAACAAAGACGGATGGTTCTGTGGATACACACCTTACTATACAACAGCAGTATGGGTAGGTAGAGATGATAACAGGATTATGGAAGGATTAAGCGGAGCATCTTATCCAAAATCCATCTGGAGTAATTTCATGAATGAGATTCATTCAGAATACTCTTCTACAGATTCTATGGGTGGAGATTATACGGATTACCAAGGAGAGACTACACAGCAGACAGGAACACAGGCAACAACAGCGACAGAGAGCAGCACAAAGGGCACAGAAGCAACTACAGCAGCACCTACGACAGCAGCTCCTACAACGGCAGCGCCTACGACAGCGGCTCCTACAACGGCAGCACCACAGACAGAAGAACAGCCAGCAGAGAATCAGTAA
- a CDS encoding ribose-phosphate pyrophosphokinase — protein sequence MRRSDRNFTKIPDGKLGIIALEGCKELGKTIDNYIIQWRSETYKDFKDSVACDGYLRDTYLLDASCPRFGSGEAKGIIRESVRDMDLYIIVDVLNYSVTYSLSGRVNHMSPDDHYADLKRIISASAGKAKSVNVIMPFLYESRQHKRSTRESLDCAVMLQELISLGVDNILTFDAHDPRVQNAIPISGFDNIQPTYQFVKSLVEQCDDVHFDNDHLMVISPDEGAMQRAIYMANVVGVDVGMFYKRRDYSTVIDGRNPIVAHEFLGDSLDGKDVLIIDDMISSGESMIDVAKELKRRNARRVFCLSTFGLFTNGLEVFDRAVEEGIIEKVITTNLTYQTPELLSRDWYASSDVSKYVALLIDTLNHDASISDLLNPTERIKEYLEKKNM from the coding sequence ATGAGACGATCTGACCGTAACTTTACTAAGATTCCAGACGGTAAACTTGGAATCATTGCCCTTGAAGGATGCAAAGAACTTGGAAAAACAATCGACAACTATATCATCCAGTGGAGATCTGAAACTTACAAAGATTTCAAAGACTCTGTTGCCTGTGATGGATATTTAAGAGATACTTATCTTTTAGATGCCAGTTGCCCACGTTTTGGTTCTGGAGAAGCTAAAGGTATCATTCGCGAATCTGTTCGTGACATGGATTTATACATTATTGTTGATGTATTAAACTACAGCGTAACTTACTCTTTAAGCGGACGTGTAAACCACATGTCTCCAGACGATCACTATGCTGACTTAAAACGTATCATCAGTGCTTCCGCTGGAAAGGCTAAGAGTGTTAATGTTATCATGCCTTTCTTATATGAAAGCCGTCAGCATAAGAGAAGTACACGTGAATCTTTAGACTGTGCAGTTATGCTTCAGGAACTGATCAGCCTTGGTGTTGATAATATCCTAACTTTCGATGCACATGACCCTCGTGTACAGAATGCAATCCCTATCAGTGGATTTGATAACATCCAGCCTACTTATCAGTTTGTAAAATCATTAGTTGAACAGTGTGATGATGTTCACTTTGACAACGACCACTTAATGGTTATCAGCCCAGATGAAGGTGCTATGCAGCGTGCGATCTACATGGCAAACGTTGTTGGTGTTGATGTTGGTATGTTCTACAAACGCCGTGACTATTCTACTGTCATTGACGGACGTAATCCTATCGTTGCACATGAATTTCTTGGTGACTCCTTAGATGGTAAGGATGTTCTGATCATCGACGACATGATCTCTTCTGGAGAAAGTATGATCGACGTAGCCAAAGAATTAAAACGCAGAAATGCCCGTCGTGTATTCTGCTTATCTACATTTGGTTTATTTACAAACGGATTAGAAGTATTTGACCGTGCAGTTGAAGAAGGTATTATTGAGAAGGTTATCACAACTAATCTTACTTATCAGACACCTGAATTATTATCTCGTGACTGGTATGCATCTTCTGACGTATCCAAATACGTTGCACTATTAATTGATACATTAAATCATGATGCATCAATCAGTGATCTGTTAAACCCAACAGAACGTATCAAAGAATATCTTGAAAAAAAGAATATGTAA
- the murC gene encoding UDP-N-acetylmuramate--L-alanine ligase: MYQIDFNKPIHIHFMGIGGISMSGLAEILIKEGFSISGSDIHTSDIIKHLEDKGAKVYLSQTADNITDDIDLVVYTAAINFDTNEEYKEAIRRNIPVMKRATLLGQMMHNYQNAIAVSGTHGKTTTTSMLSYILLAGNTDPTISVGGILDAINGNIRVGHSETFVTEACEYTNSFLEFFPKISIILNIEEDHMDFFKDLDDIRHSFREFAHKLPDYGYLIINGEIENIDYIVDGLKAEYATFGLENDSYDYCAKNIGYDAFGHARFDYYYKGEFIDHIQLNVNGEHNVKNALAAIAAAKRIGIDVDTMKKGLLGFTGAKRRFELKGTCNDFTVVDDYAHHPTEIHATLESAKNYPHNELWCVFQPHTYSRTIAFLDDFAKALSLCDHVIVTDIYAAREKDTGIVSSKDIVDRMADYDVDVHYIKEFDDIEKFILKNCKKNDLLITMGAGNVDSIGNSLVNR, translated from the coding sequence ATGTATCAGATAGATTTTAATAAACCAATTCATATTCATTTTATGGGGATCGGAGGAATCAGCATGAGCGGTCTTGCTGAGATCCTTATCAAAGAGGGCTTTTCGATTTCTGGATCCGATATCCATACTTCCGATATCATCAAACACTTAGAAGATAAAGGCGCAAAGGTTTATCTCAGCCAGACTGCTGATAACATTACAGATGATATCGATCTTGTTGTATACACAGCAGCGATCAACTTCGATACCAACGAAGAATATAAAGAAGCCATCCGCCGTAACATTCCTGTCATGAAACGTGCTACACTGCTTGGTCAGATGATGCATAATTATCAGAATGCGATCGCCGTATCTGGAACTCACGGTAAGACAACAACAACTTCTATGTTATCTTATATTTTACTTGCTGGTAACACAGATCCTACGATCAGCGTTGGTGGAATTCTTGATGCGATCAATGGGAATATCCGTGTCGGACATTCCGAGACATTCGTAACTGAAGCATGTGAATACACAAACAGTTTCTTAGAATTCTTCCCTAAGATCAGTATTATCCTCAATATTGAAGAAGATCACATGGACTTCTTTAAGGATCTTGATGATATCCGCCATTCTTTCCGTGAATTTGCCCACAAACTTCCTGATTATGGTTATCTGATCATCAACGGTGAAATTGAGAACATTGATTATATTGTGGACGGATTAAAGGCAGAATATGCAACTTTTGGATTAGAAAATGATTCTTATGACTATTGTGCAAAGAACATCGGGTATGATGCATTTGGACATGCTCGTTTCGATTATTACTATAAAGGAGAATTTATTGACCATATCCAGTTAAATGTCAATGGAGAACATAACGTGAAGAATGCACTAGCTGCCATTGCTGCTGCAAAACGTATCGGCATTGATGTTGATACAATGAAGAAAGGACTTCTTGGATTCACTGGCGCCAAACGTCGTTTTGAACTAAAAGGCACATGCAACGACTTCACCGTTGTTGATGACTATGCGCATCATCCAACAGAGATCCATGCAACTCTGGAATCTGCTAAGAATTATCCACATAACGAATTATGGTGTGTATTCCAGCCTCATACTTATTCCAGAACAATTGCATTCCTTGATGACTTTGCAAAGGCATTAAGCCTCTGTGACCACGTGATCGTCACTGACATCTATGCTGCCAGAGAAAAAGATACTGGTATCGTAAGTTCCAAAGATATCGTGGACCGCATGGCTGATTATGATGTAGATGTACACTATATTAAGGAATTTGATGACATTGAAAAATTTATTTTAAAAAATTGCAAAAAAAATGATCTGTTGATAACTATGGGGGCCGGAAACGTCGATTCTATCGGAAATTCACTCGTAAATAGATAG
- a CDS encoding ATP-binding protein produces MSLSNNDYQDIMRQYEERRLSNYRLHEQRKKDIYTTIPEIKELDRQITANSISLGKQLIVRDDPALREEYRIKNQVLISQKQALLKEAGYSSDYLEPIYYCKKCKDTGYIGQEQCSCFHQAMIDHLYSGSNMAKILARENFQTFREDYYSDQMTKQGLPSPRRNIQKVVEHCKTFISKFPNHDNILFQGSTGVGKTFLSHCIAKEIMDRGFTCVYMTAFQLFDTLAKHTFGKGKDMEQETSANLIFQCDLLIIDDLGTEMINKFVISQLFQCLNERLIQERSTIISTNLSLQEFRNTYSERIFSRIIENYSWQKIYGDDIRFKKSNLT; encoded by the coding sequence ATGTCATTATCAAATAACGATTATCAGGATATCATGCGCCAGTATGAGGAAAGACGGCTTTCTAATTACCGTCTCCATGAACAGCGCAAGAAAGATATATACACAACAATTCCAGAGATTAAAGAACTTGACCGGCAGATCACTGCCAATTCTATTTCTCTCGGAAAGCAGCTGATCGTCCGGGATGATCCTGCTTTGAGAGAAGAATACCGTATAAAGAATCAGGTGCTGATCAGCCAGAAACAGGCTCTCTTAAAAGAAGCCGGATATTCTTCTGATTATCTGGAACCGATCTACTATTGTAAGAAGTGTAAGGACACCGGATATATTGGACAGGAACAATGTTCCTGCTTTCATCAGGCGATGATCGATCACCTGTATTCCGGTTCTAATATGGCTAAGATTTTAGCACGGGAGAATTTTCAGACCTTCCGGGAAGATTATTATTCCGACCAGATGACCAAGCAAGGTCTTCCAAGCCCTAGACGTAACATCCAGAAAGTCGTGGAACACTGTAAAACCTTTATTTCCAAATTTCCAAATCATGACAACATTTTATTTCAGGGTTCCACTGGTGTTGGGAAGACTTTCTTAAGTCATTGTATTGCAAAGGAAATCATGGACCGCGGTTTTACCTGCGTCTATATGACAGCTTTCCAGCTGTTTGATACTTTGGCAAAGCATACATTTGGCAAAGGGAAGGATATGGAACAGGAAACATCTGCTAACCTGATCTTTCAATGCGATCTATTGATCATCGATGACCTTGGAACTGAGATGATCAATAAATTTGTGATCTCACAGTTATTTCAATGTTTGAATGAACGATTGATCCAGGAAAGATCAACGATCATATCCACAAATTTATCTCTGCAAGAATTCAGAAATACTTATTCTGAACGAATTTTTTCAAGGATCATTGAGAATTATTCATGGCAGAAAATCTATGGAGATGATATCCGTTTCAAAAAATCGAACTTGACGTAA
- the rpsR gene encoding 30S ribosomal protein S18, whose translation MAYTKGDSPMRRRGGRRRRKVCAFCTEADAVIDYKDVATLKKYVSERGKILPRRITGTCAKHQRAVTGAIKRARHLALMPYTAE comes from the coding sequence ATGGCTTATACAAAAGGCGATTCTCCAATGAGAAGAAGAGGCGGACGTAGAAGAAGAAAAGTATGTGCATTCTGTACAGAAGCCGATGCTGTAATCGATTATAAAGATGTAGCAACATTAAAGAAATACGTATCTGAAAGAGGAAAAATCCTTCCAAGACGTATTACAGGAACATGTGCTAAACATCAGAGAGCTGTTACAGGAGCTATTAAGAGAGCTAGACATTTAGCTTTAATGCCATATACAGCTGAATAA
- a CDS encoding DnaD domain protein, producing MNYIKVTTTYPTGGTLLPNAFVDNYMIRANGEYIKVYIYLLRMVSDGANFSIPCLADVLELTERDVTRALKYWEKESLLRMELKDGEISFIELLPVSGNPHSPAQTTKQEDTAQATSSATSKTTVKDQTITGAEPIPAMKTLSPAELQRKSEDERFSYLLYVCEMFLGKPLTCTDMNTLLYMYEDLRMSCELIEYLVEHCVSNGKKSFRYMQSVAINWYEANIKTPEEAKAYSKNFRKEYYSIMRAFGLNQNPAPVQEEYMKRWLETDGFDLALIIEACNRTINAINKPSFPYADTILKHWKDNHIVTLEDAKNFHIRQKAPKTFANNNNQSNMHNFTQRDYDFDALEQQLLQKQFADELMEN from the coding sequence ATGAATTACATTAAAGTAACAACCACATATCCAACCGGTGGAACGCTGCTTCCAAACGCATTTGTTGATAATTATATGATCCGTGCGAACGGTGAATACATCAAAGTGTATATTTATCTTCTGCGTATGGTTTCTGACGGTGCAAACTTCAGCATTCCTTGTCTTGCAGATGTACTGGAACTTACGGAGCGTGATGTTACTCGTGCGTTAAAATACTGGGAGAAAGAATCCCTCTTACGCATGGAGCTTAAAGACGGCGAGATCAGTTTTATAGAGCTTCTCCCTGTCAGTGGCAATCCACATTCTCCTGCACAGACTACAAAACAAGAAGACACAGCCCAAGCTACTTCTTCAGCAACTTCTAAGACTACTGTGAAGGATCAGACGATCACTGGTGCTGAACCGATTCCTGCCATGAAGACGCTTTCTCCTGCAGAACTTCAGCGTAAGAGCGAAGATGAGCGTTTTTCTTATCTTCTCTACGTATGTGAGATGTTCTTAGGAAAGCCATTAACTTGTACGGATATGAACACTTTACTTTACATGTATGAAGATCTTAGAATGTCATGTGAATTGATCGAATATCTTGTAGAGCATTGTGTATCAAATGGTAAGAAGAGTTTCCGTTATATGCAGTCTGTAGCGATCAACTGGTACGAAGCAAATATCAAAACTCCTGAAGAAGCGAAAGCATACAGCAAGAATTTTCGTAAGGAATATTATTCTATCATGCGTGCATTTGGATTAAATCAGAATCCAGCCCCTGTTCAGGAAGAATATATGAAACGATGGCTTGAAACTGATGGTTTTGATCTTGCACTGATCATTGAAGCTTGTAATCGTACGATCAATGCGATCAACAAACCTAGTTTTCCATATGCAGATACGATCTTAAAGCACTGGAAAGATAACCACATCGTAACATTGGAAGATGCGAAAAACTTCCATATCCGGCAGAAAGCACCAAAGACTTTCGCTAACAATAACAACCAGAGCAATATGCATAACTTTACGCAGCGTGATTATGATTTTGATGCGTTAGAGCAACAGCTTTTACAGAAACAGTTCGCGGATGAACTCATGGAGAACTAA
- a CDS encoding DUF951 domain-containing protein — translation MEFQIGDIVKLKKAHPCGINEWEILRVGMDFRLKCVGCGRQVMVPRKMVEKNFRGFIKKACQD, via the coding sequence ATGGAATTTCAGATCGGAGATATTGTCAAATTAAAAAAAGCACATCCTTGCGGTATAAATGAATGGGAGATTCTGAGAGTGGGAATGGATTTTCGTTTAAAATGTGTTGGATGTGGCAGACAGGTGATGGTGCCAAGAAAGATGGTTGAAAAAAATTTTAGAGGATTTATAAAAAAAGCTTGCCAAGATTAG
- the rpsF gene encoding 30S ribosomal protein S6, protein MMKYELALVLSAKIEDEERAAMVEKVQAMITTAGAAITNVDEWGKKQLAYEIQKMKEGYYYFIQFEGETTVPAELEERLRIEETVLRFLCVKQDA, encoded by the coding sequence ATGATGAAATATGAATTAGCATTAGTTTTAAGTGCAAAGATCGAAGACGAAGAACGTGCAGCTATGGTTGAAAAAGTTCAGGCAATGATTACTACAGCAGGTGCTGCGATCACTAACGTCGATGAATGGGGTAAGAAACAGTTAGCTTACGAAATTCAGAAGATGAAAGAAGGATACTACTATTTCATCCAGTTCGAAGGCGAAACTACAGTTCCAGCAGAACTTGAAGAGAGACTTCGTATTGAGGAAACTGTATTACGTTTCTTATGCGTTAAACAGGATGCGTAA